Proteins from one Mustelus asterias unplaced genomic scaffold, sMusAst1.hap1.1 HAP1_SCAFFOLD_3731, whole genome shotgun sequence genomic window:
- the pfdn6 gene encoding prefoldin subunit 6, translating into MYLSKCLSARQKLEAQMTETTIVKEELDLLESTNSVFKLIGPVLVRQDLEEAKSTVAKRLEYINGEIKRYEGQMKELEK; encoded by the exons ATGT ATCTCAGTAAGTGTCTTTCGGCGCGACAGAAACTGGAGGCTCAGATGACGGAAACCACAATAGTGAAGGAG GAGTTGGACCTCTTGGAATCGACGAACAGCGTTTTCAAGCTGATTGGTCCAGTTCTGGTCAGGCAGGACCTGGAGGAAGCCAAGTCGACGGTCGCTAAGCGATTGGAATATATTAACGGAGAAAT AAAACGATACGAGGGACAGATGAAGGAGTTGGAGAAG